In one Granulicella cerasi genomic region, the following are encoded:
- a CDS encoding FAD-binding oxidoreductase, which yields MRALTDTLRNELEQAAGAPFAGPDTIAPLSTDHVSAVMKIAAREQLIVRTQGGATKLGWSNPVDADITISTANLAGIREHIWQDLTCTVGAGTTWAVLEEHLAEHHQRVALDAFAPQSATVGGILATNDSGLLRLKYGSLRDLVLGVTIVLADGTIARSGGKVVKNVAGYDLPKLLIGSFGTLGIITEASFRLHPQPINAASFTLRSHDALALADVMKAALAQQLAVERMQMRNESTAFALDIELASNDSVLAEHTQRLLALAGDIAMEPAAPQVWQIRDEILATRGEASILKITALPAKLAAILAGLAQLAQQPDHSIRAVVDPVGIITLVCEAPPETTVAIVEDLRARLRSSGGNVVVVRRGWLPELIDTWGIAPQAIDVMRAVKKEFDADRLLNPGSFVGGI from the coding sequence ATGCGCGCACTCACCGACACTCTTCGCAACGAACTCGAACAGGCTGCAGGCGCACCCTTTGCAGGACCCGACACGATCGCGCCACTCAGTACCGATCACGTCTCCGCCGTGATGAAAATCGCTGCGCGCGAACAGCTGATTGTGCGCACGCAAGGTGGCGCGACTAAGCTCGGCTGGAGCAATCCTGTCGATGCCGACATCACGATCAGTACCGCGAACCTCGCGGGCATTCGTGAGCACATCTGGCAGGACCTCACCTGCACCGTCGGCGCGGGCACCACATGGGCGGTGCTCGAAGAACATCTCGCTGAGCATCATCAGCGCGTCGCGCTCGATGCCTTTGCGCCACAAAGTGCAACCGTCGGCGGCATCCTCGCGACAAATGACAGCGGTCTCCTGCGCCTCAAGTACGGCTCGCTCCGCGATCTTGTCCTCGGCGTCACCATCGTGCTTGCAGACGGCACCATTGCGCGCTCCGGTGGCAAGGTCGTGAAGAATGTCGCAGGGTACGATCTGCCGAAGCTCCTCATCGGTTCTTTCGGCACGCTCGGCATCATCACCGAAGCCAGCTTCCGCCTGCATCCGCAGCCGATCAATGCTGCCAGTTTCACGCTGCGCTCGCATGATGCTTTAGCGCTGGCCGATGTGATGAAGGCCGCTCTGGCTCAACAGCTCGCCGTGGAGCGCATGCAGATGCGCAACGAGAGCACCGCGTTCGCGCTCGATATCGAGCTCGCCTCAAACGACTCAGTCCTCGCCGAACATACGCAGCGTCTGCTGGCCCTCGCGGGAGACATCGCGATGGAGCCGGCCGCGCCACAGGTATGGCAAATCCGCGATGAGATCCTCGCCACACGCGGCGAAGCCTCGATCCTGAAGATCACGGCGCTTCCGGCGAAGCTCGCTGCCATCCTCGCAGGACTTGCGCAACTCGCACAGCAGCCCGACCACAGCATCCGCGCGGTCGTCGATCCCGTCGGCATCATCACGCTCGTCTGCGAAGCGCCTCCCGAAACCACAGTCGCTATCGTCGAAGACCTTCGCGCGCGGCTACGCTCTTCGGGCGGCAATGTAGTCGTCGTGCGTCGCGGCTGGCTGCCAGAACTCATCGACACCTGGGGCATCGCGCCGCAAGCCATCGACGTCATGCGTGCCGTCAAAAAAGAGTTTGACGCCGACCGGTTACTGAACCCCGGCTCCTTCGTAGGAGGCATCTGA
- a CDS encoding FAD-binding oxidoreductase, producing the protein MLTPTAPAPTITIPAAMLAELSRVLGTGLILDEAQRQTYECDGLTNFRAVPGAVTLPRTTAEVQAIVRLCHQHRIPFVSRGAGTGLSGGALPTEGCVVIGLARMNRILSVDFDNERVFAEPGVTNSQVTEAVKHRGYFFAPDPSSQTVCTLGGNVAENAGGAHCLKYGFTSTHVLGCEVVLPTGELTWLGSEHGVVNEPGYDLLGTFVGSEGTLGVVTSVVLRIVRKPETVQTLLAAFDNIGAAAQTVSDVIASGILASAMEIMDHTSIVASEAAVHAGYPDCEALLLVELDGPTAEVNAQMQSVRELAAKNSAAEQRLAQSDAERAVVWKGRKAAFAAMGRVSPNYIVQDGVIPRTALPRVLAQFDALSKATGLRIANVFHAGDGNLHPMVLYDGSIAGEEARALDVSYQLLRLCVDAGGSITGEHGVGREKQCEMSYMYAQPDLAVMQRVRHAFDPHELANPEKLFPTPRLCGERHNGPHREHPLVTAGIAEIF; encoded by the coding sequence ATGCTCACACCCACCGCACCGGCTCCGACGATCACGATCCCCGCAGCCATGCTCGCGGAGCTTTCGCGCGTGCTCGGCACCGGCCTCATCCTCGATGAAGCGCAGCGTCAGACCTACGAGTGCGACGGCCTCACCAACTTCCGCGCCGTGCCCGGAGCCGTCACGCTCCCACGCACCACCGCCGAGGTGCAAGCGATCGTGCGCCTCTGCCACCAACACCGCATCCCCTTCGTCTCGCGCGGCGCGGGCACGGGCTTGAGCGGTGGAGCGCTGCCCACCGAAGGCTGCGTCGTCATCGGACTCGCCCGCATGAACCGCATCCTTTCCGTGGACTTCGATAACGAACGCGTCTTCGCCGAGCCTGGCGTGACGAACTCACAGGTCACCGAAGCGGTGAAGCATCGCGGCTACTTCTTCGCCCCCGATCCGTCATCCCAAACGGTCTGTACACTCGGCGGCAACGTCGCCGAAAACGCCGGCGGCGCGCACTGCCTCAAGTACGGCTTCACCTCCACGCACGTCCTCGGCTGCGAGGTCGTCCTGCCCACCGGCGAACTCACCTGGCTCGGCAGCGAGCATGGCGTTGTCAACGAACCCGGCTACGACCTGCTCGGCACCTTTGTCGGCAGCGAAGGTACACTCGGCGTCGTTACCAGCGTGGTGCTACGCATCGTGCGCAAGCCCGAGACCGTGCAGACGCTGCTCGCAGCCTTCGACAACATCGGCGCCGCCGCACAAACCGTCTCCGATGTCATCGCCAGCGGCATCCTCGCCTCCGCGATGGAGATCATGGACCACACCAGCATTGTGGCGAGCGAGGCTGCTGTGCACGCTGGCTATCCAGACTGCGAGGCCCTGTTGCTCGTCGAGCTCGATGGCCCCACCGCCGAAGTGAATGCGCAAATGCAAAGCGTCCGCGAACTCGCCGCAAAGAACAGCGCTGCCGAGCAACGACTCGCGCAGAGTGATGCTGAGCGCGCTGTCGTGTGGAAGGGCCGCAAGGCCGCCTTCGCCGCCATGGGTCGCGTCTCGCCGAACTACATCGTGCAGGACGGCGTGATCCCCCGCACCGCTCTGCCGCGCGTACTCGCGCAGTTCGATGCACTCAGCAAGGCCACTGGTCTCCGCATCGCCAACGTCTTCCATGCCGGCGACGGCAACCTGCATCCGATGGTGCTCTACGATGGCTCGATCGCTGGCGAAGAAGCCCGCGCTCTCGACGTCTCTTATCAACTCCTCCGCCTCTGCGTCGACGCAGGCGGATCCATCACCGGGGAGCACGGCGTTGGACGCGAGAAGCAATGCGAGATGAGCTACATGTACGCGCAGCCTGACCTTGCCGTCATGCAACGCGTCCGCCACGCCTTCGATCCGCACGAGCTCGCGAACCCCGAGAAGCTCTTTCCCACGCCTCGCCTCTGCGGCGAGCGACACAACGGACCCCATCGCGAACACCCGCTTGTCACTGCGGGCATCGCGGAGATTTTCTAA
- a CDS encoding TIGR00282 family metallophosphoesterase, with translation MNILFVGDVFGSAGRHIVREHLPHVLESNAVDLLIINGENAAGGFGITPSIAEEFYDMGAHVITTGNHIWDKKEIFEYMNVPVDSHDRPRRLIRPANYNDKAPGYGVYEGTLPDGTTFAVFNMQGRVFMSSCDDPFRKADEILSKLTAKVILLDFHAEATSEKVAMGWYLDGRVTAVLGTHTHIPSADTRVLPGGTAYQTDVGMSGPYDSVIGVETELVLKRFLTGMPGKFEAAKGNPKMCAVLIECDPSTGKAHRIQRIMLGE, from the coding sequence GTGAATATTCTCTTTGTCGGCGACGTCTTTGGTTCTGCGGGTCGCCATATCGTGCGCGAACATCTGCCCCACGTCCTCGAATCCAATGCGGTCGATCTGCTCATCATCAACGGCGAAAACGCTGCTGGCGGCTTCGGCATCACGCCCTCCATCGCCGAAGAGTTCTACGACATGGGCGCGCACGTCATCACCACCGGCAACCACATCTGGGACAAGAAGGAAATCTTCGAGTACATGAACGTGCCGGTCGACTCGCACGATCGTCCGCGCCGCCTCATCCGCCCTGCGAACTACAACGACAAGGCCCCAGGCTACGGCGTCTACGAAGGCACGCTGCCCGATGGCACCACCTTCGCCGTCTTCAACATGCAGGGTCGCGTCTTCATGAGTTCCTGCGATGACCCATTCCGCAAAGCCGACGAGATCCTGTCGAAGCTCACCGCGAAGGTCATCCTCCTCGACTTCCACGCCGAAGCCACCAGCGAAAAAGTCGCGATGGGCTGGTACCTCGACGGCCGCGTCACCGCCGTGCTCGGCACGCACACGCACATTCCTTCGGCTGACACGCGCGTCCTCCCCGGCGGCACCGCCTACCAGACTGACGTTGGCATGAGCGGCCCGTATGATTCGGTCATCGGGGTCGAAACTGAACTCGTCCTCAAGCGCTTCCTCACCGGCATGCCCGGCAAGTTCGAAGCCGCCAAGGGCAACCCGAAGATGTGCGCCGTGCTTATCGAGTGCGACCCCAGCACCGGCAAAGCGCACCGCATTCAGCGCATCATGCTCGGCGAGTAA
- a CDS encoding aminotransferase-like domain-containing protein yields the protein MLWNMIEMQYNFPLLPGLAEVWATRFQQVVSERLDMNSLRPSFRQDVRELVKVGAGWLRVPMERTWLTEGTHHAALIAMLSAGLAGKAIAVDGLSYSGALDQMRMLGCEIVGCAMDTAGMMPESLLEACELRGVKAIYLMPTVQNPLGATMPAARRQELLAVAREFDLVVLEDDAYGFMDASAPTRLVEMAPERVFLLTALSKSFVPAARSGWLVAPERWGARVESAVKATATGVSLPHARAAASLIADGTVDRVIAEKNAEGAIRNAAARAVLGEWCAEGVGTAWHLWVDVPTGTSEAFEAKMRELEVLVSGGNWFATREDAPQGVRVALGGEVERERMMVGVERIAEALRLR from the coding sequence ATGCTGTGGAACATGATCGAAATGCAGTACAACTTTCCTCTTTTGCCGGGCTTGGCTGAGGTCTGGGCTACGCGGTTCCAACAGGTTGTGTCCGAGCGGCTGGACATGAACTCGCTACGGCCTTCGTTTCGCCAGGATGTGCGTGAGTTGGTGAAGGTTGGCGCGGGTTGGCTGCGTGTGCCGATGGAGCGGACGTGGCTGACGGAGGGGACGCATCATGCGGCATTGATCGCGATGCTTTCGGCGGGGCTTGCGGGCAAGGCTATTGCGGTGGATGGGCTGTCATACTCAGGCGCGCTGGACCAGATGCGGATGCTTGGCTGCGAGATTGTGGGCTGCGCGATGGACACGGCCGGGATGATGCCGGAGTCGCTGCTGGAGGCTTGTGAGCTGCGCGGCGTGAAGGCGATTTACCTGATGCCGACGGTGCAGAACCCGCTGGGAGCGACGATGCCGGCGGCGCGGCGGCAGGAATTGCTGGCGGTAGCGCGGGAGTTCGATCTGGTGGTGCTGGAGGATGACGCTTACGGCTTCATGGATGCGTCTGCGCCGACGCGGTTGGTGGAGATGGCTCCAGAGCGTGTTTTTCTGCTGACGGCGCTGAGCAAGTCGTTCGTGCCTGCGGCGCGGAGCGGATGGTTGGTGGCTCCGGAGCGTTGGGGCGCGCGTGTGGAGTCTGCGGTGAAGGCCACAGCGACGGGTGTGTCGCTGCCGCATGCGCGCGCGGCGGCGAGTTTGATCGCGGATGGCACGGTGGATCGCGTGATTGCGGAGAAGAACGCTGAGGGCGCTATACGGAACGCGGCAGCGCGTGCTGTATTGGGCGAATGGTGCGCTGAGGGCGTCGGGACGGCGTGGCATCTGTGGGTGGATGTGCCGACGGGGACGAGTGAGGCGTTCGAGGCGAAGATGCGCGAGCTTGAGGTGCTGGTGTCGGGCGGAAACTGGTTTGCGACCCGCGAAGATGCGCCACAGGGGGTGCGCGTGGCGTTGGGTGGTGAGGTGGAGCGCGAGCGGATGATGGTGGGTGTGGAAAGAATTGCTGAGGCGTTGCGGTTGCGGTAA
- a CDS encoding lysine--tRNA ligase, producing the protein MPQFDSEYEKKLYDDRLASLKKIEELGTSKFGLNAGEATYPNSFRFSPEGTSVPKIRAAFAEVSGEDLERDQPTFAVAGRLMAIRAQGKAGFAQLQQGGERIQLYVRKDDVGEDAFELYKNLHLGDHIGVRGHLMRTRTGELTLKATPVDGRQPLVFLSKATLTLPDKYHGLEDVELRYRQRYVDLIMNSTKPEPVAATEPGAPSVSPSSGETGGPATEEHRNVREVFIKRAAVLRAIRKFFDEREYIEVETPMLHSVAGGATARPFTTHHNALDMPLYLRIAPELFLKRLVVGGFDRVYEINRNFRNEGVSTRHNPEFTMLEFYQAYANYEDLIALTEELIKFVAMEVNGSYITHFNGNEIDLSKWTKLSMREAIARYLPSEAGVEISKADLNSRGVFAEKLLTASQNLTSHLKSLPQNAEWNSDPQPWTPEADHLDRLRDASLFFALISAKLTNGDTLGKMIAEVFEFLAEPHLIQPHIIYDFPLAVSPLSKINPLDPEWTERFEFYIGGFEVGNAFSELNDAADQERRFEAQVNEKARGDDEAMEMDSDYVRALGYGLPPTAGEGIGIDRLTMLLTGSKSIRDVILFPLMRHQGGQPKDENEPHGESAE; encoded by the coding sequence TTGCCCCAGTTTGATTCCGAATACGAGAAGAAGCTTTACGACGACCGCCTTGCCAGCCTCAAGAAGATTGAAGAGCTCGGCACCAGCAAGTTCGGTCTGAACGCGGGTGAGGCCACCTACCCGAACAGCTTCCGCTTCTCGCCCGAAGGCACCTCCGTGCCCAAGATCCGCGCTGCATTCGCCGAAGTCAGCGGTGAAGACCTCGAGCGCGACCAGCCCACCTTCGCCGTCGCAGGCCGCCTTATGGCCATCCGCGCTCAGGGCAAGGCCGGCTTCGCCCAACTCCAGCAGGGCGGCGAGCGCATCCAGCTTTACGTCCGCAAGGACGACGTCGGCGAAGATGCCTTCGAGCTCTACAAGAACCTCCACCTCGGTGACCACATCGGCGTGCGCGGCCACCTGATGCGGACCCGCACCGGCGAGCTCACACTGAAGGCCACCCCGGTCGATGGCCGGCAGCCGCTCGTCTTTCTCTCCAAGGCCACACTCACGCTCCCCGACAAGTACCACGGCCTCGAAGACGTCGAACTCCGCTACCGCCAGCGCTACGTCGACCTCATCATGAACTCGACGAAGCCCGAGCCTGTAGCAGCGACCGAACCGGGTGCCCCATCCGTATCGCCGTCTTCTGGCGAGACGGGTGGGCCAGCCACCGAAGAACACCGCAACGTCCGCGAAGTCTTCATCAAGCGCGCCGCCGTCCTCCGCGCCATCCGCAAGTTCTTCGACGAGCGCGAGTACATCGAGGTCGAAACCCCGATGCTCCACTCGGTCGCCGGAGGCGCCACCGCACGCCCGTTCACCACGCACCACAACGCGCTGGACATGCCGCTCTACCTGCGCATTGCGCCAGAGCTCTTCCTCAAGCGCCTCGTGGTCGGCGGCTTCGACCGCGTCTACGAAATCAACCGCAACTTCCGCAACGAAGGCGTCAGCACGCGCCACAACCCCGAGTTCACGATGCTCGAATTCTACCAGGCGTACGCGAACTACGAAGACCTGATCGCGCTCACCGAAGAACTCATCAAGTTCGTCGCGATGGAAGTGAACGGCAGCTACATTACCCACTTCAACGGCAACGAAATAGACCTCAGCAAGTGGACGAAGTTATCGATGCGTGAGGCGATTGCTAGATACCTTCCCTCCGAAGCAGGGGTCGAGATATCCAAGGCAGATCTAAATTCCCGTGGGGTTTTCGCTGAGAAACTGCTTACCGCAAGTCAGAACTTGACGTCACATCTCAAGTCGCTCCCCCAGAATGCGGAATGGAACTCCGATCCACAACCGTGGACTCCAGAAGCTGACCATCTTGATCGGTTGAGGGACGCCTCTCTTTTCTTCGCTCTTATCTCGGCGAAGCTGACGAACGGCGATACGCTCGGAAAGATGATCGCAGAGGTTTTCGAGTTCCTCGCCGAGCCACACCTCATCCAACCGCACATCATCTACGACTTCCCACTAGCCGTTTCCCCACTCTCGAAGATCAACCCGCTCGACCCCGAGTGGACCGAACGCTTCGAGTTCTACATCGGCGGCTTCGAAGTCGGCAACGCCTTCTCCGAGCTGAACGACGCCGCCGATCAGGAGCGCCGCTTCGAGGCTCAGGTCAACGAAAAGGCCCGCGGCGACGACGAGGCCATGGAGATGGACTCCGACTACGTCCGCGCCCTCGGCTACGGCCTTCCGCCCACGGCTGGCGAAGGCATCGGCATCGACCGCCTCACGATGCTGCTCACCGGCAGCAAGTCGATCCGCGACGTCATCCTCTTCCCGCTGATGCGCCACCAGGGCGGCCAGCCCAAGGACGAAAACGAACCCCACGGCGAATCCGCCGAGTAA
- a CDS encoding AtpZ/AtpI family protein has translation MADEQQPKKAGALGDLVKAESMIQLALVLPIGCVLGWLIGHALDEHFHLGDVCGIIGIVMGAIGGFIQIFRTAQKYLKGK, from the coding sequence ATGGCGGATGAGCAACAACCGAAGAAAGCTGGCGCGTTGGGCGACCTGGTGAAGGCCGAGTCGATGATTCAGCTCGCGCTCGTGCTGCCGATCGGCTGCGTGCTCGGCTGGCTGATCGGCCATGCGCTCGACGAGCATTTCCACCTTGGCGACGTGTGCGGGATCATCGGCATCGTGATGGGCGCGATTGGCGGCTTCATCCAGATCTTCCGTACCGCGCAGAAGTACCTGAAAGGGAAGTAA
- the atpB gene encoding F0F1 ATP synthase subunit A — translation MPTQLLFTKFLNHLFAGPVDKLLAAVHVAPKYPEAPITNSFAMEILVFAILLLFFVAVRASLSVEKPGAVQHLAEMSDGFVDDLAHQIIGHGHERFVGYLTALAFFILLSNLMGLVPGLASPTADVVVPLGLALVTFVYYHYHGVRANGFGYIKQFLGPVWAISWLMLPIEIISHFARVLSLTVRLYANMFAGDLLTLAFFSLLPVGIPLVFMGLHLGVALVQTYVFILLASIYLSLAVSHDH, via the coding sequence ATGCCGACACAACTGCTTTTTACCAAGTTTCTGAATCATCTTTTCGCGGGCCCAGTGGACAAGCTGCTGGCCGCGGTGCACGTCGCGCCGAAGTATCCCGAGGCGCCCATCACGAACTCGTTCGCGATGGAGATTCTCGTTTTCGCGATCCTGCTGCTGTTCTTCGTAGCGGTGCGGGCTTCGCTGAGCGTGGAAAAGCCCGGTGCGGTGCAGCACCTCGCAGAGATGAGCGACGGTTTCGTGGACGATCTGGCTCACCAGATCATCGGCCACGGCCACGAGCGCTTCGTCGGCTACCTGACGGCGCTGGCGTTCTTCATCCTGCTTTCGAACCTGATGGGCCTGGTTCCGGGGCTGGCTTCGCCGACCGCTGACGTGGTTGTGCCGCTGGGCCTGGCTCTCGTCACGTTTGTGTACTACCACTACCACGGCGTGCGCGCGAACGGCTTTGGCTACATCAAGCAGTTCCTCGGACCGGTCTGGGCGATTTCGTGGCTGATGCTGCCGATCGAAATCATCTCGCACTTTGCGCGTGTGCTTTCGCTCACGGTTCGTCTCTACGCGAACATGTTCGCGGGCGACCTGCTGACGCTGGCGTTCTTCTCGCTGCTGCCGGTCGGTATTCCGCTGGTGTTCATGGGCCTCCACCTTGGTGTGGCACTGGTTCAGACGTACGTGTTCATCCTGTTGGCGTCGATCTATCTGTCGCTCGCGGTATCGCACGACCACTAG
- a CDS encoding ATP synthase F0 subunit C translates to MKTLQYVFAALAAMFLAAPAFAQEAAATNQWVPLAAGLSMALAAGICGLAQGKATASASEALARNPGARPGIFIFLILGLAFIESLALFTFVIIFLKVK, encoded by the coding sequence ATGAAGACTCTTCAATACGTTTTCGCAGCGCTGGCAGCGATGTTCCTCGCTGCTCCGGCATTCGCTCAGGAAGCAGCAGCTACCAACCAGTGGGTTCCCCTGGCAGCAGGCCTCTCGATGGCTCTCGCCGCTGGTATCTGCGGTTTGGCTCAGGGCAAGGCAACCGCTTCGGCTTCGGAAGCTCTCGCACGTAACCCGGGCGCACGTCCTGGCATCTTCATCTTCCTGATCCTCGGCCTCGCGTTCATCGAGTCCCTGGCTCTGTTCACCTTCGTGATCATCTTCCTCAAGGTGAAGTAA
- a CDS encoding GH92 family glycosyl hydrolase, with protein sequence METISRRRFLASSTAACAAATLPASIWAQGEQHDDPLRWVDLRIGTGGHGHTFPGATLPFGMVQLSPDTGTRGWDWCSGYHRSDSSIIGFSHTHLSGTGAADLLDFLVMPGTGRVVLSPGKREHPEEGYRSKFDRSTEQMEPGYYSVVLSKPNVRAEMTATERVGLHRYTFPASQEAWLIVDLSHVNGDSVRSATMVRKGEKGLRGGHQSFSWADARHSYFALELSKTPTNVEFFSEGKLVDSSQRTSGKDLKAVLHFHTEESEQIVVRVAISAVDEEGAEKNLRGEVGAWDAGELPGWDFDGVRAKARAAWAKQLSKIRVDTTNDDHKRVFYTAMYHMAMGPTLFDDVDGRYRGMDNKVHSLHHGQHNYTCFSLWDTFRAAHPMYVFLEPERVPEFCNTLVRMAHESPAGMPVWPLWGRETDCMTGYHSASVISEAIVKGVPGIDVKRAYAAMLKHAQTSNLHGLEYYRSKGYIPADKVDESVSRTFEYCYNDAAIAQVAERLGHTEDAAMLRNRATNYRRYFNKQSQFMQPVMADGSWATPFDPKGMGHFKQYRDFTESNSWQTTFGAQHDPAGLIKLFGSRQAFLAKLDELFNQSSELPPDAPPDIAGMVGQYAHGNEPSHHIAYLYVYGGEAHKTQERVRSLMETMYSPNPDGMAGNEDVGQMSAWFVMSSMGFYSVDPASGNFVVGSPLFDRAVMQLAGGKELVVEARRNGPKDVYVQSFALNDVPQKKLWFSYEDIKHGGKLSFVMGSQPNLQLGAAPEFAPPSLKA encoded by the coding sequence TTGGAAACGATTTCCCGCCGCCGATTCCTCGCCTCTTCTACCGCCGCCTGCGCTGCAGCTACTCTACCCGCCTCGATCTGGGCGCAGGGTGAACAGCACGACGATCCGCTGCGTTGGGTGGATCTGAGGATCGGTACTGGCGGCCATGGACACACGTTCCCAGGGGCGACGCTGCCGTTCGGCATGGTGCAGCTTTCGCCGGACACGGGCACGCGGGGCTGGGACTGGTGCTCCGGCTATCACCGCTCGGACTCGTCGATCATCGGGTTCAGCCACACGCATTTGAGCGGAACCGGCGCCGCCGATCTGCTTGATTTCCTCGTCATGCCGGGGACGGGACGAGTTGTGCTCTCTCCAGGCAAGCGGGAGCATCCGGAGGAGGGCTATCGCTCGAAGTTTGACCGTAGCACCGAGCAGATGGAACCGGGCTATTACTCGGTGGTGTTGAGCAAGCCCAATGTGCGAGCCGAGATGACGGCGACAGAGCGCGTTGGTCTCCATCGCTATACCTTTCCCGCGAGCCAAGAAGCTTGGCTGATCGTCGATCTATCGCACGTAAACGGGGACAGTGTGCGTTCGGCGACCATGGTTCGTAAGGGCGAGAAGGGTTTGCGAGGCGGACATCAGTCATTCAGCTGGGCCGATGCTCGGCACTCGTATTTCGCCTTGGAGCTCTCGAAAACGCCAACGAATGTGGAGTTCTTCAGCGAAGGGAAACTCGTTGATAGCTCGCAGCGCACAAGCGGTAAAGATCTGAAGGCGGTGCTGCACTTTCATACGGAAGAGAGTGAACAGATCGTCGTGAGGGTCGCGATTTCTGCGGTCGACGAAGAAGGGGCCGAGAAGAACCTTCGCGGCGAGGTCGGGGCGTGGGATGCAGGAGAGTTGCCGGGATGGGATTTTGACGGCGTTCGCGCCAAGGCTCGCGCGGCTTGGGCAAAGCAGCTCAGCAAGATCCGCGTCGATACGACGAACGATGATCATAAGCGCGTCTTTTATACCGCGATGTATCACATGGCGATGGGGCCGACGCTCTTCGACGACGTAGACGGGCGGTACCGCGGCATGGACAACAAGGTTCATTCGCTGCATCACGGCCAGCACAACTACACGTGCTTCTCCCTCTGGGACACCTTCCGCGCAGCACATCCGATGTACGTGTTCCTCGAGCCTGAGCGCGTGCCAGAGTTCTGCAACACGCTCGTCCGTATGGCCCACGAGAGCCCTGCAGGAATGCCCGTGTGGCCGCTCTGGGGTCGTGAGACCGACTGCATGACGGGCTATCACTCGGCGAGCGTAATCTCGGAGGCGATCGTGAAGGGCGTGCCCGGTATCGACGTAAAGCGTGCCTACGCGGCGATGCTGAAACATGCCCAGACCTCGAATCTGCACGGCCTCGAGTACTACCGCTCGAAGGGTTACATCCCGGCAGACAAGGTGGATGAGTCAGTCTCGCGCACCTTCGAATACTGCTATAACGATGCGGCGATCGCGCAGGTAGCGGAAAGGCTGGGGCACACGGAAGACGCCGCCATGCTGCGCAATCGCGCTACGAATTACCGGCGCTACTTCAACAAACAAAGCCAGTTCATGCAGCCGGTGATGGCCGATGGATCGTGGGCCACACCGTTTGATCCGAAAGGCATGGGGCACTTCAAGCAGTACCGCGACTTCACGGAGTCGAACTCCTGGCAGACGACCTTCGGCGCGCAGCATGATCCCGCAGGTCTTATCAAACTCTTCGGCTCGCGACAGGCCTTCCTCGCAAAACTCGACGAGTTGTTCAATCAGTCCTCGGAGCTTCCGCCGGATGCGCCGCCAGACATCGCCGGTATGGTCGGGCAGTACGCACATGGCAACGAGCCATCGCATCACATCGCGTACCTTTACGTTTATGGAGGCGAAGCGCACAAGACACAGGAGCGCGTGCGCAGCCTGATGGAGACGATGTACTCGCCAAACCCCGATGGTATGGCGGGCAACGAAGATGTCGGGCAAATGTCCGCGTGGTTCGTGATGAGCTCCATGGGCTTCTATTCGGTCGATCCTGCGAGCGGTAACTTCGTCGTAGGCAGCCCGCTGTTTGATCGGGCGGTGATGCAACTCGCTGGCGGCAAAGAGCTTGTTGTAGAAGCTCGCCGCAATGGTCCGAAGGATGTCTACGTGCAGTCGTTTGCTTTGAACGACGTACCGCAGAAGAAGCTCTGGTTCAGCTATGAAGACATCAAGCACGGCGGCAAACTCAGCTTTGTGATGGGATCACAGCCGAATCTTCAGCTTGGCGCTGCGCCGGAGTTCGCTCCGCCGTCGCTAAAGGCGTGA